From the genome of Tautonia marina, one region includes:
- a CDS encoding permease: protein MDDAAAPSREGRGYEWATRGDVNAFFGLMLDNVSGLIITTSLLVGVFGFPTEFVLTRMIPGTALGVLVGDLVFTAMAFRLARRTGRSDVTAMPLGLDTPSIFGTSLLVVGPAFLIARDRGMELTEAAEHAWFIGISMLLASGLFKSLCAPMSGWIRRVVPRAGLLGSLMAIALVVISFLPLLKILGDPIPGLLALAVILVSLTARWRLPWNVPGALGAVLVGCVVYYGMRLAEGLFGLPTPLGGSGETFPAIAAGLPLPMGAWWTWFQSNWAEAFNYLAIALPLALATVVGGIDCTESAAAAGDDYPTGQIIFVEGLATLLAGGFGGVIQTTPYIGHPAYKAMGGRAAYTLATALFIGGAGMLGYFVWIFRLLPEVVVAPILIFIGLEITAQSFIATPKRHYPALALAVVPALAYLVNLLLKDVLFDPALAEAGLSFGSLKESARQTIGTVSMLAGGFILTSLLWATALARLIDGRLRSASLTFLIAGVLSLFGVIHSPLVSEKVMLPNQAIDEMKLQERYEASRMQTPYHWAGAYAGIALVLAAIGRFGRPPETEDPHDLLEPTGPKKPEPIGISSE, encoded by the coding sequence GTGGACGATGCCGCCGCGCCGAGTCGAGAGGGCCGAGGTTACGAGTGGGCGACTCGAGGAGACGTCAACGCCTTCTTCGGTCTCATGCTGGATAATGTCAGTGGCCTGATCATCACGACCTCGCTCCTGGTGGGTGTGTTCGGCTTCCCCACCGAATTCGTGCTGACGCGGATGATTCCCGGTACCGCTCTGGGGGTGCTTGTCGGCGATCTGGTGTTCACCGCGATGGCCTTCCGGCTGGCGCGTCGGACAGGTCGATCGGACGTGACGGCGATGCCGCTGGGACTCGACACGCCGAGCATCTTTGGCACGAGTTTGCTGGTCGTCGGGCCGGCATTTCTGATCGCTCGGGATCGAGGGATGGAATTGACCGAGGCGGCGGAACACGCCTGGTTCATCGGCATCAGCATGCTGCTGGCCTCGGGGCTGTTCAAGTCACTCTGTGCACCGATGAGCGGCTGGATTCGTCGGGTTGTGCCGAGGGCCGGCCTGCTGGGATCGTTGATGGCGATTGCCCTGGTGGTCATCAGCTTTTTACCCTTGCTGAAGATTCTGGGTGATCCGATCCCGGGACTGCTGGCACTGGCGGTTATTCTGGTTTCGCTGACAGCCCGATGGCGATTACCGTGGAATGTTCCGGGGGCGTTGGGGGCGGTGCTAGTCGGCTGTGTCGTTTATTACGGAATGCGGTTGGCGGAGGGTTTGTTTGGACTCCCGACCCCGCTCGGTGGTTCCGGTGAGACGTTCCCTGCAATCGCCGCCGGGTTACCACTGCCGATGGGAGCCTGGTGGACCTGGTTCCAGTCGAATTGGGCGGAGGCATTTAACTACCTGGCCATCGCCTTGCCTCTTGCGCTGGCGACGGTCGTCGGAGGGATTGACTGCACCGAGAGCGCGGCAGCCGCGGGGGATGACTATCCGACCGGACAGATCATCTTTGTCGAAGGGCTCGCGACCCTGCTGGCGGGCGGGTTTGGAGGGGTGATCCAGACGACGCCGTACATCGGCCATCCCGCGTACAAGGCGATGGGAGGACGAGCGGCCTACACGCTGGCCACGGCCTTGTTTATTGGCGGAGCCGGGATGCTCGGCTATTTCGTTTGGATTTTCCGGCTCCTGCCGGAAGTAGTGGTTGCACCGATCCTGATCTTTATCGGGCTGGAGATTACCGCACAGTCGTTTATCGCCACACCGAAACGTCATTATCCGGCGTTGGCACTGGCAGTTGTGCCGGCACTGGCGTATCTGGTCAACTTGCTGCTCAAGGACGTGCTCTTCGATCCGGCCCTTGCTGAGGCTGGTCTCAGTTTCGGTTCCTTGAAAGAGTCGGCCCGACAAACGATCGGCACCGTGTCGATGCTGGCGGGAGGATTCATCTTGACAAGCCTGTTGTGGGCCACGGCACTGGCCCGACTCATCGACGGGCGGCTGCGGTCGGCTTCCTTGACGTTCCTGATCGCGGGAGTTCTGTCGCTGTTCGGGGTGATTCACTCCCCTCTGGTCTCCGAAAAGGTGATGCTCCCGAACCAGGCAATCGATGAAATGAAGCTGCAAGAACGGTACGAGGCCTCTCGAATGCAAACACCCTACCACTGGGCAGGGGCTTACGCGGGGATCGCTCTGGTTTTGGCCGCGATCGGTCGGTTCGGGCGCCCCCCGGAGACAGAAGATCCGCATGACCTGCTCGAACCAACCGGACCAAAGAAACCGGAACCGATCGGGATTTCGAGTGAGTAA
- a CDS encoding DUF58 domain-containing protein, giving the protein MVEYQNYLNPQTLANVEGLGLQARLIVEGYVAGMHKSPYHGFSVEFSQHREYAPGDDVRHIDWKVWSKTDKYYLKQYEEETNLLTYLLIDASASMGYASEGNVSKLRYGQYIAAALSYLVLQQQDSVGLAVFDDRIRRYVRPSGQPSHLKELIRVMDGEAARERTGLGPVLHEMAERIGRRGIVVLISDLLDGDAPELLSGLKHFRHRGHEVVVFHVLDPAEVEFPFRQVTKFKGLEVPEELLTDPAALRDGYLAELSAFTDAVRKGCRLADIDYVPLRTDQPLDTALTGYLATRSARTRKGPRRV; this is encoded by the coding sequence GTGGTCGAGTACCAAAACTATTTAAATCCGCAGACGCTAGCTAACGTCGAAGGGCTTGGGCTTCAGGCCCGGCTGATCGTCGAAGGCTATGTCGCCGGGATGCATAAGAGTCCGTATCACGGGTTCTCGGTCGAGTTCTCGCAACACCGCGAGTATGCTCCCGGCGACGATGTCCGCCATATCGACTGGAAAGTCTGGTCGAAGACCGATAAGTATTACTTGAAGCAATACGAGGAGGAGACAAACCTCCTGACGTATTTGCTGATCGACGCCAGCGCCTCGATGGGATATGCCTCGGAAGGCAATGTCTCGAAACTGCGCTACGGGCAGTATATCGCCGCGGCACTTTCCTACCTGGTGCTCCAGCAGCAGGACTCGGTTGGACTGGCAGTGTTCGATGACCGAATTCGACGCTACGTCCGGCCCTCGGGGCAGCCATCGCACCTGAAAGAGTTAATTCGTGTGATGGACGGCGAGGCGGCTCGGGAGCGAACCGGACTCGGTCCAGTCCTCCATGAGATGGCCGAGCGCATCGGTCGCCGCGGAATCGTGGTCCTGATCAGTGACCTGCTCGACGGAGACGCCCCCGAACTGCTGAGCGGTCTGAAGCATTTCCGCCACCGGGGCCATGAGGTCGTTGTCTTCCATGTGCTCGACCCGGCCGAGGTGGAGTTCCCGTTTCGGCAGGTGACCAAGTTCAAGGGTCTTGAGGTTCCCGAGGAACTGCTGACTGATCCAGCCGCCTTACGAGACGGGTATCTGGCTGAACTCTCGGCGTTCACGGATGCGGTTCGTAAAGGTTGCCGACTGGCCGACATCGACTACGTCCCCCTCCGGACCGATCAACCCCTCGACACGGCGTTGACCGGCTATCTGGCGACCCGATCCGCCCGGACCCGTAAGGGACCCCGCCGAGTCTGA
- a CDS encoding outer membrane protein assembly factor BamB family protein codes for MLKTAASHVHQQQWDSAVELYQRAIQQFPEALTVAETLDEGGREVDEGVEVFVNVSEYAQRRIALLPAEALQLYRNRIDGEARHLFEQGRDQLDPILLRRVVDQFFSSSVGDDATELLADLAFQEGRFDEALELYRRLVPSSDAGRASSIYPDPNIDIAKVAAKLILCTEALGQRTGDSDLQKYAELYPESSGDLAGRRGLYAEILASALEQDQLRLPAALDSRWPTFAGASSRSKELAEPVDPGALVWSIPLRTPFDASANLEASPRRFGQDFGMPEDDFPSFFPVLEGDEVFLTDGRSVLGYPLEGSPDGMAMPVPSWRASPPASAPSAAQPTFGVERHTLTIFGNRIYARLGPYGAAFQGRNLSTAPPTAIIAVDRSRPESPLWIQTADQVMAGPGQENQGVLTGQVAFGGAPIVDESGVYVVLLKPGTQALTWVACLEPDTGQARWVRFVCSGTSASFSRVPGARNRGMIVNPELGHRLLSLGGSTIFYQTDLGALASIDARSGRLNWLASYPRRMAGVSGLATPVTHNPAIVHADKVIVAPEDTDRVLAFDRSSGQLLWEANPGGRVTHLLGVAGGKLVVTGNHVWTIDVEDGSIRSRWPEGQTLEQGYGRGLLAGGEIYWPTRDTLYILDQVTGRPTDRPPIALREAFGCGGGNLVAGDGYLLIAERDHLRVFCKPTRMLRYYRERIAAEPEKPDLYYRLARTAETLGEDQEALESLDRVAELASPSDRIDGRRLVEAARAERFKIHMKLATAASNQGDPQFASEQFELAIATAPDDRERIEAELALANARHAVGASAEAVEVLQTALSRPEVREIDLPADEHRSLRAELLLVDRLRWLIQESGPERYARFETEASELFRNGRKNDDLRQLGEVVRRYPVSRHVPDALEAIGTLSEERGDWSEAARAYHQLLISAQEDRQRAIGLLGLARCYEAIDLDTEAHEAYLLAGSRYGALEIERSGTVQRIESYVADRLASAHERPEAQAPVLTPPLDSIERSQWPSEFAPLPIAEPAIRPISGTHRPEVLIGQGQLRGVEPDSGEILWEWNLATRPSWSGIAGGHLILATSDRILGFDPIKGEPRWDVHSKDGELAFGPTPPPPVAEADRRDRQPALSGFQGFRLHGDRLYFFRGDRELVCLDPIAGRPQWTYRTSAISLDSHLGVGLARVVIQARMPNAVVVLDARDGRTLGMFPQDDSVGPWRRHPHAVALDRVAIVPDDTSVVLMDLETGQAIWEAREESPLPSSPRPSPTDPLVLGDFERMLVLRGETLQRLDPINGQVLWSTNLGRFRSDRRHESILLGTDAVYVMGQKGPGLRVSALSLERGEPFWSVVLPGDLNESWGLRLTPDCVLVYHLGDGTPGMASSGPVVLNLLSRDSGRRVQRLVVEGTGAGRLVRLHSDGIRVAGDEGMVRLSEWKPHERQAALREFSTP; via the coding sequence TTGCTCAAGACCGCGGCGTCCCACGTTCATCAGCAGCAATGGGATTCGGCCGTTGAACTCTATCAGCGAGCGATCCAGCAGTTTCCCGAAGCGCTCACTGTGGCCGAGACGCTGGACGAGGGCGGCAGAGAGGTGGATGAGGGGGTCGAGGTTTTTGTCAACGTGAGCGAATACGCTCAACGTCGGATCGCGCTCCTTCCGGCCGAGGCGTTGCAACTCTACCGGAACCGGATTGACGGAGAAGCTCGTCACCTGTTCGAGCAGGGTCGAGACCAGCTTGATCCAATCCTCTTACGACGGGTTGTTGATCAGTTCTTCAGCAGTTCGGTTGGTGATGATGCGACGGAGTTGCTCGCCGACCTCGCATTCCAGGAAGGCCGATTTGACGAGGCACTGGAACTCTATCGCCGACTGGTCCCATCGAGCGATGCTGGTCGGGCATCATCGATTTATCCTGATCCCAACATCGACATTGCCAAGGTTGCCGCAAAACTGATTCTCTGCACCGAGGCACTCGGTCAGCGAACGGGCGACTCGGATTTGCAGAAGTATGCGGAGTTGTACCCAGAATCCTCCGGTGATCTGGCTGGACGTCGTGGCCTCTATGCCGAGATTCTGGCCTCCGCTCTGGAACAGGATCAACTCAGACTCCCTGCAGCGCTGGATTCGAGATGGCCGACGTTCGCTGGTGCCTCCTCTCGCTCGAAGGAGCTGGCGGAGCCGGTCGATCCGGGGGCCCTGGTCTGGTCGATCCCGTTGCGAACGCCGTTTGACGCCAGCGCGAATCTGGAGGCAAGTCCTCGGCGGTTTGGTCAGGATTTCGGCATGCCCGAGGATGATTTTCCCTCGTTTTTCCCGGTTCTGGAGGGAGACGAGGTATTCCTGACCGATGGGCGTTCGGTGCTTGGCTATCCACTTGAGGGGAGTCCGGACGGGATGGCCATGCCAGTGCCGTCCTGGCGGGCTTCCCCTCCCGCATCGGCCCCCTCAGCCGCCCAACCGACGTTCGGCGTCGAACGGCATACCCTGACGATCTTCGGGAATCGAATTTACGCGAGACTCGGGCCCTATGGGGCGGCCTTTCAGGGGAGAAACCTATCGACGGCACCCCCTACGGCAATCATCGCGGTCGATCGTTCCCGGCCCGAATCCCCTCTCTGGATTCAGACCGCAGATCAGGTGATGGCCGGTCCCGGTCAGGAAAACCAAGGGGTTTTGACCGGACAGGTGGCGTTTGGAGGCGCTCCCATCGTCGATGAGAGCGGGGTCTATGTGGTCCTCTTGAAACCGGGGACGCAAGCTCTGACCTGGGTGGCGTGTCTGGAACCCGATACGGGGCAGGCACGTTGGGTCCGATTCGTGTGCTCGGGAACCTCTGCCAGCTTCAGCCGGGTTCCAGGGGCTCGAAACCGCGGCATGATCGTGAATCCGGAGCTGGGACATCGGCTCCTTTCGCTTGGCGGCTCGACGATTTTTTACCAAACGGATCTCGGGGCGCTTGCCTCGATCGATGCTCGATCGGGTCGGTTGAACTGGCTGGCGTCGTATCCCAGGCGGATGGCGGGAGTCTCTGGTCTGGCCACACCGGTCACGCATAATCCCGCGATCGTCCATGCCGACAAGGTGATTGTCGCTCCGGAAGATACCGACCGCGTGCTTGCGTTTGATCGCTCGAGCGGCCAGCTCCTCTGGGAGGCCAATCCCGGGGGACGTGTGACTCACCTGCTCGGTGTCGCTGGAGGAAAGCTGGTCGTCACGGGAAATCATGTCTGGACGATCGACGTCGAAGACGGCAGCATCCGATCGCGGTGGCCCGAGGGGCAGACCCTGGAACAAGGATACGGCCGAGGATTGTTGGCGGGAGGGGAGATTTACTGGCCGACCCGAGACACGCTCTACATCCTCGATCAGGTCACCGGCCGGCCGACCGACCGACCTCCGATCGCCCTCCGCGAGGCTTTCGGCTGCGGTGGGGGAAATCTGGTCGCTGGCGACGGCTACCTGCTCATTGCCGAACGAGATCATTTACGAGTCTTCTGCAAACCGACACGAATGCTCCGCTATTATCGGGAGCGAATCGCGGCGGAACCGGAGAAGCCGGACCTTTATTATCGCCTGGCTCGTACCGCGGAGACACTCGGCGAGGACCAGGAAGCGCTGGAAAGCCTGGATCGCGTGGCCGAACTTGCAAGTCCCTCCGACCGCATCGATGGTCGTCGGCTTGTCGAGGCGGCTCGAGCCGAACGCTTCAAGATCCATATGAAGCTGGCCACGGCAGCTTCCAATCAGGGGGATCCCCAGTTTGCCTCTGAACAGTTTGAACTGGCGATTGCCACGGCTCCTGATGATCGGGAGCGCATAGAGGCCGAACTGGCTTTGGCCAATGCCAGACATGCCGTTGGGGCATCGGCCGAAGCCGTCGAGGTCCTCCAAACCGCGTTGAGCCGCCCTGAAGTTCGTGAAATTGACCTCCCGGCAGACGAACATCGGAGCCTTCGGGCTGAACTGCTGCTGGTGGATCGCTTGCGATGGCTCATTCAGGAATCCGGGCCGGAGCGTTATGCACGATTCGAGACCGAGGCGTCCGAGTTATTTCGGAACGGGCGGAAGAATGACGACCTGCGTCAGCTTGGCGAAGTCGTTCGTCGATACCCTGTCTCACGTCATGTTCCCGACGCACTCGAAGCCATCGGCACGCTTTCCGAGGAACGTGGGGATTGGTCCGAGGCAGCCCGAGCGTATCATCAACTTCTGATCTCTGCTCAGGAGGATCGGCAACGGGCGATTGGGCTCCTCGGACTTGCTCGCTGCTACGAGGCAATTGACCTCGACACCGAGGCTCACGAGGCGTATTTGCTGGCTGGATCGCGTTATGGGGCGTTGGAGATTGAGCGATCGGGGACGGTCCAACGGATCGAATCGTATGTGGCCGATCGCCTGGCGTCTGCTCACGAACGGCCCGAGGCGCAAGCTCCCGTATTAACTCCGCCGCTCGATTCGATCGAACGTTCTCAATGGCCTTCGGAATTCGCTCCGTTGCCGATCGCCGAGCCCGCGATTCGACCGATCTCGGGAACTCATCGTCCTGAGGTGTTGATCGGCCAGGGTCAATTGCGCGGAGTCGAACCGGATTCGGGGGAAATTCTCTGGGAGTGGAACCTGGCAACCCGACCATCCTGGTCGGGCATTGCGGGGGGGCATTTAATTCTCGCGACTTCCGACCGGATTCTCGGGTTCGACCCGATTAAAGGCGAACCCCGCTGGGACGTGCATTCGAAGGATGGAGAACTTGCGTTCGGTCCCACTCCGCCGCCACCAGTCGCGGAAGCAGACCGGCGCGACCGACAGCCTGCGTTGTCCGGGTTTCAAGGGTTTCGGCTTCATGGTGATCGGCTCTATTTCTTTCGAGGCGACCGAGAATTGGTTTGCCTCGATCCGATCGCCGGCCGCCCGCAGTGGACGTACCGCACCTCGGCCATCTCGCTGGATTCACACCTGGGGGTGGGACTTGCCCGAGTCGTGATCCAGGCTCGCATGCCCAACGCAGTGGTCGTTCTCGATGCCCGAGATGGCAGAACTCTCGGTATGTTCCCACAGGACGATTCGGTCGGTCCCTGGCGTCGTCACCCTCACGCCGTGGCCCTGGATCGGGTCGCGATCGTGCCGGACGATACCTCCGTGGTCTTGATGGATCTCGAAACCGGCCAGGCAATCTGGGAGGCTCGGGAAGAGTCTCCCCTGCCATCGTCGCCTCGGCCATCACCGACTGATCCCCTCGTGCTGGGAGATTTCGAGCGCATGCTCGTCCTTCGGGGCGAAACGCTGCAACGGCTCGATCCGATCAACGGACAAGTTCTTTGGTCAACGAACCTGGGGCGATTTCGATCGGATCGCCGGCACGAGTCGATCCTGCTCGGAACCGACGCAGTGTATGTGATGGGTCAAAAGGGGCCCGGCCTTCGCGTGTCCGCGTTGTCGTTGGAGCGTGGCGAACCCTTCTGGAGTGTCGTGCTTCCGGGTGATCTCAACGAGTCATGGGGTCTCAGGCTGACCCCCGACTGTGTCCTGGTCTACCACCTTGGCGACGGGACGCCGGGCATGGCATCCAGCGGCCCCGTGGTCCTTAATCTCCTGAGTCGAGACTCCGGCCGCCGGGTTCAGCGGTTGGTCGTTGAGGGAACGGGAGCGGGCCGTCTGGTCCGCCTTCATTCTGACGGGATTCGTGTGGCCGGAGACGAGGGAATGGTTCGCCTGTCAGAGTGGAAGCCGCATGAACGGCAAGCGGCCTTGCGAGAATTCTCGACACCTTGA
- the ptsP gene encoding phosphoenolpyruvate--protein phosphotransferase: MLVGDLMYKGIAVSPGVVVGVAYCLEGPMGQSEVQRLADESDIPDELARFDHALKQASEELEGMVAKVAQQLGSDEADIFRSHYQMVRDPSLVAKVHEGICGSRLTASSALQSVLKEYASIFARSGQELFQERMTDLRDVFARITAHLNVSSSTSAAIDLLGHEEPIVLVTHEILPSQAISLGEMPIHGIVTEVGGGTSHAAILSRSRGIPAVSGAAGIIGQAKTGDPIVVDGRDGIVVLRPDPETLAAYRKMQRDFFELKDRLVINRDQPACLSDGTLIELLANVNTVADATTASAVGASGVGLYRTEYLFLTHPDVPDEDEQYENYRRVIEAAPDRTATIRTLDLGGDKTVPYLGRQHEANPFMGWRSIRLSFEHPKFFEVQIRAILRAALHGKVSILFPMITTLEELQHVNRLVDEARRNLKRAGIPFGEDVKTGVMIEVPAAAMCIDAMLQETDFISIGSNDLIQYLVAADRDNPKVAHLCDPLSPAVLRMLRMIFDACRRTGTPATLCGEMAGQPRSVLVLLGLGLRRFSMSPAFVPTIKALLSSVSTPQAERFAHQVLQLKTREQIRRYLTDRLHEISRDLELFDFT, translated from the coding sequence ATGCTTGTCGGTGATCTGATGTACAAAGGAATTGCGGTCAGCCCGGGCGTTGTGGTCGGGGTCGCGTACTGCCTGGAAGGCCCGATGGGGCAATCCGAGGTCCAGCGACTGGCTGACGAATCCGACATTCCCGACGAACTCGCCCGATTTGATCATGCCTTGAAACAGGCGTCGGAAGAGCTGGAAGGCATGGTTGCCAAGGTTGCCCAGCAACTCGGGAGTGACGAGGCCGACATCTTTCGGTCGCACTACCAGATGGTGCGTGATCCCTCGCTGGTTGCCAAGGTGCACGAGGGAATTTGTGGATCCCGATTGACGGCGTCGTCGGCCTTGCAGTCGGTTTTGAAAGAGTATGCCTCGATCTTCGCGAGGAGTGGTCAGGAGCTGTTTCAGGAGCGCATGACCGATCTGCGAGATGTCTTCGCAAGGATCACGGCGCATCTGAACGTAAGTTCGAGCACTTCGGCAGCGATTGACTTGCTCGGTCATGAGGAACCGATCGTTCTGGTGACTCATGAAATCTTGCCGAGCCAGGCGATCAGCCTCGGTGAAATGCCGATTCACGGAATCGTGACCGAAGTGGGCGGAGGCACGAGCCATGCCGCGATCCTGTCTCGCAGCCGAGGCATCCCCGCCGTTTCCGGTGCAGCCGGGATTATTGGCCAGGCCAAAACCGGGGATCCGATCGTTGTCGACGGCCGAGATGGCATTGTGGTGCTTCGGCCTGATCCGGAAACCCTGGCCGCCTACCGCAAGATGCAGCGCGATTTCTTCGAGTTGAAGGATCGGCTGGTCATTAATCGTGATCAACCCGCCTGCCTTTCTGACGGCACGCTGATCGAGCTCCTGGCCAACGTCAATACGGTTGCCGATGCTACCACGGCCTCGGCGGTGGGTGCTTCGGGGGTTGGTCTGTATCGAACCGAGTACCTCTTTTTGACGCATCCGGACGTGCCGGACGAGGACGAGCAATACGAGAATTACCGTCGCGTGATCGAAGCCGCTCCCGATCGCACGGCCACGATCCGAACCCTCGACCTCGGTGGCGATAAAACGGTTCCTTATCTCGGGCGGCAGCACGAGGCGAACCCATTCATGGGGTGGCGCTCGATTCGGCTTTCGTTTGAACATCCGAAATTTTTCGAGGTTCAGATTCGAGCGATCCTCCGAGCGGCCTTGCACGGGAAGGTCAGCATCCTCTTTCCGATGATCACGACCCTGGAGGAATTGCAGCACGTAAACCGGCTGGTCGATGAGGCACGACGAAACCTAAAACGCGCTGGAATTCCTTTTGGAGAAGACGTAAAGACCGGAGTGATGATCGAGGTTCCCGCGGCGGCCATGTGTATTGATGCCATGCTGCAGGAAACCGACTTCATCTCAATTGGTTCGAATGACCTGATCCAGTACCTTGTGGCGGCGGATCGAGATAACCCCAAGGTTGCTCACCTGTGCGATCCGCTCAGCCCTGCCGTCTTGCGCATGCTTCGAATGATCTTCGATGCCTGCCGACGGACGGGAACCCCCGCGACGCTCTGCGGCGAGATGGCCGGTCAACCTCGGTCGGTTCTGGTTCTGCTGGGGTTGGGGCTCAGACGATTCAGTATGAGCCCGGCCTTCGTGCCAACGATCAAGGCGTTACTCTCCTCGGTGTCCACTCCGCAAGCGGAACGGTTTGCACATCAGGTGTTACAGCTTAAAACGCGCGAACAAATTCGACGCTATTTGACCGATCGACTTCATGAAATTTCGAGAGATCTGGAACTGTTCGACTTCACCTAG
- a CDS encoding QcrA and Rieske domain-containing protein has product MLGIAALVVAVGCTGVLVARQLSSNAPERINVGLPSNFEPNSVMKVSTAAEPFWIVRSTAYDGLDTIYALRGTCPGAGEVAIWSEETQTFRCPGSASHYAISGRPIKGPGRRALERYRVALTENGQIVVDTSEEFREELGQWADPESFVRFPSGEASLR; this is encoded by the coding sequence GTGCTCGGTATCGCCGCGCTCGTGGTCGCGGTCGGATGCACCGGAGTCCTCGTCGCCCGGCAGCTTTCCTCGAATGCCCCGGAGCGGATCAACGTGGGCCTCCCCTCAAACTTCGAGCCGAATTCTGTGATGAAGGTGAGCACAGCAGCTGAGCCGTTCTGGATTGTCCGCTCAACCGCTTACGATGGACTGGACACGATTTACGCCCTTCGAGGCACCTGTCCCGGTGCGGGAGAAGTGGCGATCTGGTCGGAGGAAACACAAACCTTCCGGTGCCCTGGAAGTGCGAGCCACTACGCGATCTCGGGGCGACCGATCAAGGGACCGGGCCGCCGAGCACTCGAACGATACCGCGTCGCGCTCACCGAAAACGGTCAAATTGTTGTGGATACGTCTGAGGAGTTCCGAGAAGAGCTTGGCCAATGGGCCGATCCCGAGAGTTTTGTTCGGTTCCCCTCGGGAGAGGCAAGCCTCCGGTGA
- a CDS encoding AAA family ATPase, whose product MPHEDLAAVERLTDAFQKLRAEMGKIIVGQQDVLEELLIAIFARGHCLLIGVPGLAKTLMIHTLADALNLSFNRIQFTPDLMPSDITGTEVIQEDKATGVRQFKFLRGPIFANLILADEINRTPPKTQAALLEAMQERQATVGGERHRLPDPFFVLATQNPIEQEGTYPLPEAQLDRFMLNILVDYPTEDEELEVVRVTTSAKPPSVEKVLSGADILEMQQIVRKVPVADHVGRYAVRLARLTRPTQADAPQFVRDFVSWGAGPRASQYLVLAGKARAVLMGRPYVSIEDIRAVAGPVLRHRIVTNFNAEAEGLRPDDVIARLVTSLSADPSEASESGRVPKLFKSADAS is encoded by the coding sequence ATGCCGCACGAGGATCTCGCCGCAGTCGAGCGCCTCACCGACGCGTTCCAAAAGCTCCGCGCGGAGATGGGAAAGATCATTGTCGGCCAGCAGGACGTGCTGGAAGAACTCCTGATCGCCATCTTCGCCCGGGGCCACTGTTTGCTGATCGGGGTTCCCGGACTGGCCAAGACCCTCATGATTCACACCCTGGCCGATGCCCTTAACCTCAGCTTCAACCGAATCCAATTTACCCCTGACCTGATGCCGTCGGACATCACCGGGACCGAGGTCATTCAGGAGGATAAGGCTACCGGGGTCCGCCAGTTCAAATTCCTTCGGGGACCGATCTTCGCAAATTTGATCCTGGCCGACGAAATCAACCGGACGCCGCCGAAAACCCAGGCGGCCTTGCTCGAAGCCATGCAGGAGCGGCAGGCGACCGTAGGCGGAGAACGGCATCGTCTGCCCGACCCGTTTTTTGTGCTGGCCACGCAGAACCCGATCGAGCAGGAAGGGACCTACCCACTTCCTGAAGCCCAACTCGACCGATTCATGCTCAACATCCTGGTGGATTACCCGACCGAGGATGAAGAGCTTGAGGTCGTCCGCGTGACTACGTCGGCCAAGCCGCCATCGGTTGAGAAGGTCCTTTCCGGAGCTGACATCCTGGAGATGCAGCAAATTGTCCGCAAGGTGCCGGTGGCCGATCACGTGGGTCGCTACGCGGTGAGGCTTGCTCGGTTGACCCGTCCAACCCAGGCCGATGCGCCTCAGTTTGTCCGTGATTTCGTCAGCTGGGGGGCGGGGCCTCGGGCCAGCCAGTATCTCGTTCTGGCGGGGAAGGCCCGCGCGGTCCTCATGGGGCGGCCTTACGTCTCGATCGAGGATATTCGGGCCGTGGCGGGGCCGGTACTCCGGCATCGCATTGTCACCAACTTTAATGCCGAGGCGGAAGGACTTCGACCGGACGACGTGATCGCCCGGCTGGTCACCTCGCTCTCGGCCGACCCGAGCGAGGCGTCCGAGAGTGGTCGAGTACCAAAACTATTTAAATCCGCAGACGCTAGCTAA